The Drosophila bipectinata strain 14024-0381.07 chromosome 3L, DbipHiC1v2, whole genome shotgun sequence region AACTTTTAAGTAcaaattattttagttttttttttgaatttttcgataAGGAGGTTTAAATTTTGGTCTGAAAAATGTCAAGTGAGGATTCGATTGGGACATTTGAACGAGATGCCGAAGAGGCAATCCGCAGCTATAAGGACATAAGGCGTCTTCTCATGGAGTCGATGCGTGTCCTGGGCGGTGGTCCGGTGACGAAGAATGGGCTTCTGAGGATGCT contains the following coding sequences:
- the LOC108126406 gene encoding uncharacterized protein isoform X2 — encoded protein: MSSEDSIGTFERDAEEAIRSYKDIRRLLMESMRVLGGGPVTKNGLLRMLSMTTGQHPTALAQNVDDIIEELVSRGKWLKRGNNYSMKKRRA